One window from the genome of Pieris rapae chromosome 8, ilPieRapa1.1, whole genome shotgun sequence encodes:
- the LOC110992130 gene encoding uncharacterized protein LOC110992130 — METVDEHLVISSSIDDVKTQIHEVKPTDNADLNVCHKSNGVDSTSSVEIIVESVEENNILDPEPKDIVLQKPIEEMPESGDNNSEPARKVNIGITDSFNIIDNDGSEGSKSLAVSGEQTEEKPEKPVEVMNEVSSKDMESNIEQPSVTNENIVPSLDCKNVENEVLSSMVEVEDHEEKGNSGNLVLNSTTELCNVEYTTLINEGIHFETEVLIEKNDNDGNENIVQTEICCNEAVSGSHNNILSELEENIELSEVLQSSDINDTSENNNSTVKVEVFNKEELLDILEGKDVPDLQTEEIVKENTEIMSSDQEVQQALKQITMLKKIRKRRTPRNEQQIYIKQLKKPVKENFENKEDSIKTDVDAGIKRNTPKNKEKDNLKTSIENLKDTKSELVVLPKRSATKSKEKEKVIENIAVEKEEPKNEVTVESHAEKDKNIVNELVMDWDDDEQPETNSIVPKAEKSDLVNEKEIELENLENNAEQTSQSSVDCLVTEEQLHSKSIEDCTGKRRLSRVIKKKVIYDPDNPDTFTKSKTPLKSLSGKEQPSLKKGKLEMPILEQRKSRSPSSKLQWKKPSPRNSKQHKRLTEVDKLLMDEGAVNMIYQLTPEASKGRKNVKTKAEFIKKLQSSTPDGKEMKFRERKKELKYEEGEAKKLSGGKYRPSLSNSVKSPAASDDFETHSADDSIIYRRHSSSSYSSSCMSPRRLSDVEGSQNTKQTKIEAQTLNNKKMNESQDQSQESTFLSDVNLTLIEEKSDLINKEDCLSLKEKLNSKLSLALNKRKRESTTLDKPTKQKKLKPEGTNLSEKENSDMFKFVSVKIEQHLAEICLKKTGLKDSIEVFNEIKKALLHIDENPDVAVTLLSSQCGTLCSNLDLSILLDENSEIRHKNAYNLAESVRALLSAASGHSKLLCCGVWGACSGPAVSLVSLCDLALASECATFALAVPAAPPLPGAAAIVAPHRGLPQSLVSDLVVLGRRISASEALNGGLISRTLWPDRFDEQVRNIVRDIALEPPNGTLLKKRLLTLRKCGGAEQSFLTSLESERDLLVTYWTSEEGQALLRAALDAA; from the exons ATGGAAACTGTTGACGAACATCTAGTAATTAGCTCTAGTATAGATGATGTCAAAACGCAAATCCACGAAGTAAAGCCGACCGACAACGCTGATTTGAATGTATGTCACAAGTCCAATGGAGTTGACTCTACTTCAAGTGTGGAAATTATAGTTGAATCAGTAgaagaaaacaatattttagacCCTGAGCCTAAAGATATAGTTCTGCAGAAGCCGATAGAGGAAATGCCTGAATCTGGAGATAACAATTCTGAACCTGCAAGAAAAGTTAATATAGGCATTACCGATTCTTTcaatataattgataatgaCGGTTCAGAAGGATCTAAGAGCCTTGCAGTTTCTGGTGAACAGACTGAAGAAAAACCAGAAAAACCTGTTGAAGTTATGAATGAGGTTTCAAGTAAAGACATGGAAAGTAATATTGAACAACCTTCTGTTactaatgaaaatattgtacCGTCTCTGGATTgtaaaaatgttgaaaatgAAGTACTCTCATCTATGGTTGAGGTAGAAGACCATGAGGAAAAAGGTAATAGTGGAAATTTAGTTCTGAATTCCACCACAGAATTGTGTAATGTCGAATatacaacattaattaatgaagGTATTCATTTTGAAACTGAggtattaatagaaaaaaatgataatgatGGGAACGAAAATATTGTTCAAACAGAAATTTGTTGCAATGAAGCTGTCTCTGGcagtcataataatattttaagtgaatTGGAAGAGAATATTGAGTTAAGTGAAGTTCTTCAATCATCTGATATCAATGATACttcagaaaataataattctactgtaaaagtagaagtatttaataagGAGGAATTGTTAGATATATTAGAAGGTAAAGATGTTCCCGATCTGCAAACTGAAGAAATTGTGAAAGAGAACACTGAAATAATGAGTTCAGATCAGGAAGTTCAGCAAGCATTAAAGCAAATTACaatgcttaaaaaaattaggaaACGGAGAACACCAAGAAATGAACAACAGATATAcataaaacagttaaaaaaacctgtgaaagaaaattttgaaaacaaagaGGATAGTATAAAAACTGATGTAGATGCTGGGATAAAACGTAATACACcaaaaaataaggaaaaagataatttaaaaacatcaattgAAAATCTAAAAGATACAAAAAGTGAGCTGGTTGTTCTACCAAAACGAAGTGCTacaaaaagtaaagaaaaagaaaaggtaATTGAAAACATTGCTGTAGAGAAAGAAGAACCCAAAAATGAAGTGACCGTTGAATCTCATGCAGAAAaggataaaaatattgtcaatgaATTAGTTATGGATTGGGATGATGATGAACAACCTGAAACTAACAGTATAGTTCCAAAGGCTGAAAAGAGTGACTTAGTTAATGAGAAAGAAATAGAGTTggaaaatttagaaaataatgcAGAGCAAACTAGTCAATCATCTGTTGATTGTTTAGTTACTGAAGAACAGCTGCATAGTAAGAGTATTGAAGATTGTACTGGAAAAAGAAGATTGTCACGTGTTATCAAGAAAAAGGTTATTTATGATCCAGACAACCCTGACACATTTACTAAAAGCAAAACACCTTTAAAATCTCTCTCAGGCAAAGAACAACCATCTTTGAAAAAGGGTAAACTAGAAATGCCTATATTAGAACAGAGGAAGTCAAGAAGTCCATCATCTAAACTTCAATGGAAAAAACCTAGTCCAAGAAACAGCAAGCAACACAAAAGATTAACTGAAGTGGATAAGTTGCTAATGGATGAGGGTGCTGTCAATATGATTTACCAATTAACTCCTGAAGCATCTAAAGGTAGAAAAAATGTGAAAACCAAAgcagaatttataaaaaaattacaaagttCAACTCCTGATGGAAAGGAAATGAAGTTCAGAGAAAGAAAAAAGGAGTTGAAATATGAAGAGGGGGAAGCAAAAAAGCTTTCAGGTGGTAAATATAGACCATCACTAAGTAATTCAGTTAAATCTCCTGCAGCGAGTGATGATTTTGAGACTCACAGCGCTGATGACTCCATTATTTATCGTCGCCATTCCTCGAGTTCATATTCAAGTAGCTGCATGAGTCCCCGTCGTCTGAGTGATGTGGAAGGCTCTCAAAAtactaaacaaacaaaaatagagGCACAAACTCTGAATAACAAGAAAATGAATGAGTCACAAGATCAGTCTCAAGAATCAACATTTTTATCTGATGTAAACCTAACTTTAATAGAAGAAAAGAGTGACCTAATTAACAAAGAAGATTGTctttctttaaaagaaaaactcaATTCAAAGTTGTCTCTTGCGCTAAATAAAAGGAAACGAGAGAGTACGACATTGGACAAACCAACTAAacagaaaaaactaaaacctGAAGGTACCAACTTGagtgaaaaagaaaattctgacatgtttaaatttgtatcagtAAAAATAGAGCAGCATCTGGCAGAAATTTGTCTGAAAAAAACAGGACTTAAGGATAGCATTGag gttttcaatgaaataaaaaaggcatTGCTACATATAGATGAAAACCCAGATGTTGCAGTGACTTTGCTCTCCTCACAATGTGGAACTCTCTGCTCTAATCTAGACTTGAGCATACTTTTAGATGAAAATAGTGAAATCAGGCACAAAAATGCATACAATCTTGCAGAATCAGTAAG GGCGCTGTTGTCTGCTGCAAGTGGACACAGCAAGCTCCTTTGTTGTGGCGTATGGGGCGCTTGCTCCGGGCCGGCAGTGTCACTAGTGTCTTTATGTGACTTGGCTTTAGCGTCCGAATGCGCCACTTTCGCTTTGGCCGTACCCGCCGCGCCCCCATTGCCTGGCGCAGCGGCCATTGTTGCGCCACATCGCGGCCTACCGCAGTCACTG GTGAGTGATTTGGTGGTCCTCGGTCGTCGTATATCAGCGTCAGAGGCACTGAACGGCGGACTAATTAGTCGCACTCTGTGGCCTGACAGGTTTGACGAACAAGTCAGGAACATTGTAAGGGATATCGCCCTGGAACCACCAAAC ggCACACTTCTTAAGAAGCGGCTTCTTACTTTGAGAAAGTGTGGAGGGGCCGAGCAGTCTTTCTTGACCAGCTTGGAGTCTGAAAGGGATCTTCTCGTCACCTACTGGACATCAGAGGAAGGTCAGGCACTTTTAAGAGCGGCTCTTGACGCCGCTTAA
- the LOC110992132 gene encoding uncharacterized protein LOC110992132, producing the protein MDSLVTFLLAILILDITCSEDNATVLYYYGLEESERGLPRCGQRQACSALVARYWRPRALLRLCRCTRRQRCDTPASPDRLIELNNRAYLQFCTPVSTLPKCNPSDTPLHVETSHKIMNPDEIEQMHHQNIQLTPPKITLSCRCRYPNYWKIKTEVDNNATYHCSSLPLCKSGDFCGNVDNNLLTLYQSCLCPKNHICVHNGGVTHIQITELLYQGLGWKALCQPISDDYSYEDN; encoded by the exons ATGGATTCGTTAGTAACATTTTTActtgctattttaattttggataTTACTTGTAGCGAAGACAATGCAACTGTGCTGTACTACTATGGTtta GAGGAAAGTGAACGTGGTTTGCCTCGCTGTGGGCAAAGGCAAGCGTGCTCCGCTCTAGTGGCACGTTACTGGCGTCCGCGTGCGCTACTACGGCTTTGTCGATGCACGCGACGTCAGCGCTGCGACACACCCGCATCCCCCGATAGACTTATTGAACTCAACAATCGCGCTTATTTACAG TTCTGCACTCCTGTCTCAACTTTGCCGAAGTGTAACCCAAGTGATACTCCACTTCACGTCGAGACATCTCACAAGATAATGAATCCGGACGAAATAGAGCAAATGCATCATCAGAACATACAACTCACACCACCCAAAATAACTCTTTCTTGCCGATGTCGGTATCCAAACTattggaaaataaaaactgaagTTGACAATAATGCTACATATCATTGTTCATCTCTGCCCCTTTGCAAATCCGGCGACTTTTGCGGAAATGTCGATAACAATCTACTAACTCTATACCAATCTTGTTTGTGTCCCAAAAATCATATTTGTGTACACAACGGCGGTgtaacacacatacaaataactGAATTGTTATACCAAGGCCTTGGTTGGAAAGCTTTATGTCAACCAATTAGTGATGATTATAGCTATGAGGACAATTAG